A stretch of DNA from Microbacterium sp. LWS13-1.2:
ACTGGCGGTGAGCGGATGCCGCGCCCAGCCGTCATCCGCTGGAGGAGGCATCCCCCATTCGGTGGATGCGGCGCCTGTCCAGGTCAGGGTTCGCCGCAGGTCTCAGCCGGCCGGAAACTGCCGGGAGGCGACGACCACGGGCGCGACCGGGGCGGCTGCGGCATCCGCTCGCTCCTCGGCGCGGAGCAGTCGCTGCCCGCGGATGCCGCCCGCCAGCGCCCATGCGAGCAGCCAGACGCCGGAGCCCACCGTGATGACGGCTGCGGCGCGCAGTCCCGCGTCGGGATCGAGCAGTACGACCAGGGCGATGAGCGATAGCACGCCGCCGACGATCGCACCGGTGGCGCCGATCCTCGTGAGCATGCACCCGCGCGCGAGCCACCAGGCGATTCCGCCCGCGGCGACGAGCACGATGGCGAGCACGACGGCTCCCCAGATCCAGGCGTCCACGAGGCACAGGGTACCGTGCGCTCGTGGCGCCCGGTAGCCCGCCGTCGGACGTTCCGTCGCGCCCGCCGGGCATCGCGCACAGTCACGGGCCGGTCGAGGGCGATTGTCCGCTGACCGCGACGCGCGCGCGGACTACGCTCGAAGCGTGACAGAACGCGCACCGCTCACCCGTACGCCCACGCTCTCCCGCAAGCTCAGCGCCATCGCCGAGTCGGCGACCCTCAAGGTCGATGCCAAGGCCAAGGCCCTGCAGGCCGCCGGACGGCCGGTCATCTCGTATGCGGCCGGCGAGCCCGACTTCGCGACGCCGCAGTTCATCGTGGATGCCGCCGCCGAGGCGCTGCACAACCCGGCGAACTTCCGCTACACGCCGGCGGCGGGTCTGCCGGTGCTCCGCGAGGCGATCGCGGCGAAGACGCTGCGCGACTCCGGCCTCGAGGTGGACCCGTCTCAGATCATCGTCACCAACGGCGGCAAGCAGGCCGTCTACCAGGCCTTCCAGACCGTGGTGAACCCGGGCGACGAAGTGCTGCTGCCGGCCCCGTACTGGACGACCTACCCGGAGGCGATCGCCCTGGCCGACGGCATCCCGGTCGAGGTTTTCGCCGGCGCCGACCAGGACTACAAGGTGACCGTCGCGCAGCTCGAGGCCGCACGCACCGACCGCACGACGGCGCTCGTGTTCGTGTCGCCGTCGAACCCGACCGGCTCGGTGTACACGGCCGAGGAGACCGCGGCGATCGGCGAGTGGGCCGTCGAGCACGGCATCT
This window harbors:
- a CDS encoding pyridoxal phosphate-dependent aminotransferase, with translation MTERAPLTRTPTLSRKLSAIAESATLKVDAKAKALQAAGRPVISYAAGEPDFATPQFIVDAAAEALHNPANFRYTPAAGLPVLREAIAAKTLRDSGLEVDPSQIIVTNGGKQAVYQAFQTVVNPGDEVLLPAPYWTTYPEAIALADGIPVEVFAGADQDYKVTVAQLEAARTDRTTALVFVSPSNPTGSVYTAEETAAIGEWAVEHGIWIISDEIYQNLVYEGTRAVSIVEAVPAAAAQTILVNGVAKTYAMTGWRLGWMVGPQAAIKIAGNLQSHLCSNVNNIAQRAALAALTGPQDEVEQMRQAFDRRRRTIVTELSKIDGVEVPTPLGAFYVYPDVRGLLGREWAGKTPTTSLELADLILEEAEVAVVPGEAFGPSGYLRLSYALGDDALLEGVQRLQRLFAS